The Chrysoperla carnea chromosome X, inChrCarn1.1, whole genome shotgun sequence genome includes a region encoding these proteins:
- the LOC123302551 gene encoding uncharacterized protein LOC123302551, producing MTANKLNIGDGLKNCNIAVRRICKKLKAAKSVGKKQNLLANLALVKSYRCNLKCMLKHGAGVQSRKETAAKRVRWDDSLSAFESRLRTGIISNLKHKNPKAFLKDCEALFRRRISNVLKIHEAIKVNVIFCGEFQIVSANKMITEHKYFTTSNNPIYQNTDVNEWFGKNVVGPITRDLEEFEERNSGWTLVNIINLGVNINKYTPLLGSSYIELPTQIKRLEACINVKNDDNACFARSVTSALYPVEKNHDRVLRYPHYSKNHYDDIEDDCNDNLLPTRYHYVWIKNLSRLVSTQLNKQGHKKFFCERCLHYFYTEEKLNTHYENCKKINACAIRMPKVGENILKFKNFKNKEKTPFIIYADIESVLEPMDDKIRYQKHIPAVVGYYFKCAHDDSLSYYRSYRGMDCMDWFTKELMRISEEVETIFLCSYEMDPLTIIEEEDFLKSSCCHICNKPFVDGEKKVRDHFHLMSKSGGYRDGTNYRGPAHESCNINYQDSHVVPVVFHNMSNYDGILIVEDVATKIGGRVELLPVTKEKYIYFTKNIDDSSIKFRFIDSYRFLASSLDKLASYLLEFPNMRKHFSKISENQFQLLTKKGVMPYDFVDSFDKFNCTQLPNIEAFYNRLEEKQCSRQMYHHAQNVWSAFNCSNLGDYVDLYMETDIMLLTDIFETFRATCLSTYNLDPGNYYTLAGYTWECMLKYTNIELELLTDIDMMMFVERGIRGGLSQCMKRRSTANNKYVSGFDSSKPEVHLLYLDINNQYGWAMSQCLPYSGFEWCDTNIDVSMISDDADNGYFLEVDFKYPEKLHDKHKDLPFCPEHRSAPNSKQSKLMGTLHDKERYVIHYRTLKQALNNGLKLEKIHKVLKFKQSPWLQSYIDLNTKLRKNANNDFEKNLYKLMNNAVFGKTMENIRKHSNVKLVTKWEGRYGAEAYISKPQFHSCTIFNSNLVAIELKKMEIFFNKPLYIGMAILDLAKTTIYDFHYGYMIPQLGDDSTAIYTDTDSVIYEIKNHDPYEMIKRDCHKYFDTSDYHPSNVYNIPCVNKKVLGMMKDENNGTPMTHFVGLRSKLYTLKIATPLEKQTKSLDDSIFNHGNIKQESNNLGLTKKAKGVKRWSRL from the exons ATGACTgctaataaattgaatattggaGATGGAttgaaaaattgcaatattGCTGTTCGACggatatgtaaaaaattgaaagctgCAAAATCTGTTGGTAAAAAGCAGAATTTGTTAGCAAACTTGGCTCTTGTAAAAAGTTATCGTTGCAATCTTAAGTGTATGTTAAAGCACGGAGCAGGTGTTCAAAGTCGAAAAGAGACGGCTGCAAAGAGAGTACGATGGGATGATTCCCTATCTGCATTTGAGAGTCGGCTTAGAACTGGTATTATTAGTAATCTGAAACATAAAAATCCTAAAGCATTTTTGAAGGATTGTGAAGCACTTTTTCGACGAAGAATAAGTAACGTTCTGAAAATTCATGAAGCTATAAAAGTTAACGTTATTTTCTGTGGAGAATTTCAAATTGTATCTGCAAACAAAATGATAACTGAACACAAATACTTCACTACTTCAAATAATCCAATATATCAGAATACTGATGTGAATGAATGGTTTGGGAAGAATGTTGTCGGTCCGATAACACGTGATTTGGAAGAATTCGAGGAACGCAACAGTGGTTGGACTTTAGTAAACATTATTAACCTTggtgttaatataaataaatatacaccaTTACTTGGATCGTCATATATTGAACTACCTACCCAAATCAAACGACTAGAAGCTTGTATAAACGTAAAGAATGATGATAATGCATGCTTTGCGCGTTCTGTGACGTCAGCATTGTATCCTGTTGAGAAGAATCATGATCGAGTATTAAGATACCCACATTATTCAAag AATCATTATGATGATATTGAGGATGATtgtaatgataatttattaccTACTCGTTATCATTACGTTTGGATTAAAAATCTATCCCGTTTGGTTTCAACTCAACTGAATAAACAAGGTCACAAAAAGTTTTTCTGTGAGCGATGCTTACATTATTTCTACACGGAAGAAAAATTGAACACCCATTATGAGaattgtaagaaaataaatgCCTGTGCGATAAGAATGCCGAAAGttggagaaaatattttaaagtttaaaaattttaaaaataaagagaaaacaCCTTTTATTATCTACGCAGACATTGAAAGTGTATTGGAACCAATGGATGATAAAATTCGATATCAAAAACATATACCTGCTGTTGTggggtattattttaaatgtgctCATGATGATTCCCTATCTTATTATCGTTCATATCGGGGAATGGATTGTATGGATTGGTTTACAAAGGAATTGATGCGAATATCTGAAGAAgtagaaacaatatttttatgttcatatGAGATGGATCCATTAACTATCATTGAAGAGGAAGATTTTCTAAAATCATCATGTTGCCATATATGCAATAAGCCGTTTGTTGATGGAGAGAAAAAAGTTCGAGACCATTTTCATCTTATGTCGAAAAGTGGTGGATATAGAGATGGAACTAATTATAGAGGTCCCGCACATGAATCATGTAATATTAACTATCAAGACAGTCATGTGGTTCCTGTAGTTTTCCATAATATGTCGAATTATGATGGTATATTGATTGTGGAGGATGTTGCAACAAAGATTGGTGGACGCGTTGAACTACTACCTGTtactaaagaaaaatatatttattttaccaaaaacatTGATGATTCATCTATTAAATTCCGTTTCATAGATTCGTATAGATTTTTAGCGTCTTCCCTCGATAAGCTAGCATCATACTTGTTGGAATTTCCCAACATGAGGaagcatttttctaaaatttcggAAAATCAGTTTCAATTGTTGACAAAGAAAGGTGTAATGCCatatgattttgttgattcgtttgataaatttaattgcaCTCAACTACCGAACATAGAAGCATTCTATAATCGATTGGAGGAGAAACAGTGTTCTAGACAAATGTATCATCATGCGCAAAACGTTTGGTCAGCatttaattgttcaaatttagGTGATTATGTAGATCTCTATATGGAAACGGATATAATGCTACTTACGGATATTTTCGAAACGTTTAGAGCAACCTGCCTGTCTACATACAACCTTGACCCGGGAAATTACTATACATTAGCGGGATATACGTGGGAATGTATGTTGAAGTATACAAATATTGAGCTCGAATTGTTGACTGATATAGATATGATGATGTTTGTTGAACGAGGAATTCGCGGTGGTTTGAGTCAATGTATGAAACGACGTTCTACAGCGAATAATAAATACGTTTCAGGATTTGATTCATCCAAGCCTGAAGtgcatttactttatttagacATTAACAATCAATATGGATGGGCGATGAGTCAGTGTCTTCCTTACAGTGGTTTTGAGTGGTgtgatacaaatattgatgtttCAATGATTTCGGATGATGCCGATAATGGATATTTCTTAGAAGTTGATTTCAAATATCCTGAAAAACTTCATGATAAACATAAGGATTTACCTTTTTGCCCTGAACATAGATCAGCACCTAATTCTAAACAGAGTAAATTGATGGGTACTCTTCATGATAAAGAGCGATATGTAATTCATTATAGAACATTGAAGCAGGCATTAAACAATGggctaaaattagaaaaaattcataaagttttaaaatttaaacagtcGCCTTGGCTTCAAtcatatattgatttaaataccaAACTACGAAAGAATGCTAATaatgattttgagaaaaatttgtataaattaatgaacAATGCCGTCTTTGGAAAAACAATGGAAAATATTAGGAAACATTCTAATGTAAAGCTTGTTACAAAATGGGAGGGTCGATATGGGGCAGAAGCTTATATATCTAAACCCCAATTTCATTCTTgtacaattttcaattcaaacttGGTGGCCATTGAGTTGAAAAAGATGGAGATATTCTTCAATAAGCCTTTGTATATTGGTATGGCAATCTTAGATTTAGCTAAAACTacaatttatgattttcattatGGCTATATGATTCCACAGCTGGGTGATGATTCTACCGCTATCTATACAGATACTGACTCGGTTATTTACGAAATTAAAAACCATGATCcttatgaaatgataaaaagagATTGTCACAAGTATTTTGATACCAGTGATTACCATCCTtctaatgtttataatatacctTGCGTTAATAAGAAAGTGCTTGGTATGATGAAGGATGAAAACAATGGAACTCCTATGACTCATTTTGTAGGATTACgatcaaaattatatacattaaaaatagcaACCCctctagaaaaacaaacaaaatcgcTTGATGATTCTATATTTAATCATGGGAATATTAAACAAGAATCAAATAATCTTGGGTTAACAAAAAAAGCTAAGGGAGTTAAAAG ATGGTCTCGCTTGTAA